The following proteins are encoded in a genomic region of Ornithinibacillus sp. 4-3:
- a CDS encoding ferritin-like domain-containing protein, whose product MEKLQELIQGLNEDLANEYGAMIQYTYSASVVSGLYRSALKPFFESEIADEQGHALYLSEKIKSLGGTPTTTAVAPPQPTDVTDLLKAVLKAETETIERYETRKQLAEELKMTELVVQLEDMISDETHHKEEIERLLQDPRLAS is encoded by the coding sequence ATGGAAAAATTACAAGAATTGATCCAAGGATTAAATGAAGATTTAGCTAATGAATATGGTGCCATGATTCAATACACCTATAGCGCTTCCGTTGTATCTGGCTTATATCGTTCCGCTTTGAAGCCTTTTTTCGAAAGTGAGATTGCAGATGAACAAGGACATGCCCTATACTTATCTGAGAAAATCAAATCACTAGGAGGAACGCCTACAACAACAGCAGTAGCGCCACCTCAACCTACTGATGTAACTGATTTATTAAAAGCTGTTTTGAAAGCTGAAACAGAGACTATTGAAAGATATGAAACAAGAAAACAATTGGCTGAAGAGCTAAAAATGACAGAGCTAGTTGTTCAGTTAGAAGATATGATTTCTGATGAAACACATCATAAAGAAGAAATTGAACGTTTGCTACAAGACCCTAGACTAGCTTCTTAA
- a CDS encoding HIT family protein — MSHEDCIFCKIIKGEIPSAKVYEDEHVYAFLDISQVTKGHTLVIPKQHTRNLYDTPSEVASNLFAAVPRIANAIKDTYGAIGMNLLNNNEAAANQQVFHLHLHLLPKYSEEEGFSAIWKTHADDYSMDDLQHIAQEINKNVAN, encoded by the coding sequence ATGAGTCATGAGGATTGTATTTTTTGTAAAATTATTAAAGGAGAGATTCCTTCAGCGAAAGTGTATGAGGATGAGCATGTGTATGCATTTTTAGATATTAGTCAGGTTACTAAAGGGCATACACTTGTGATTCCTAAACAACATACAAGAAACCTATATGATACACCTTCAGAGGTTGCAAGTAATCTTTTTGCTGCAGTACCGAGGATTGCCAATGCGATTAAGGACACATACGGTGCTATCGGTATGAATTTATTGAATAATAATGAAGCTGCGGCGAACCAGCAAGTGTTCCATCTCCATCTACACCTTCTACCTAAATATAGTGAAGAAGAAGGCTTCTCGGCAATTTGGAAAACCCATGCAGATGATTATTCCATGGATGACCTACAACATATCGCTCAAGAAATTAATAAGAATGTAGCAAATTAA
- a CDS encoding disulfide oxidoreductase, with translation MNESKRSETILLLIWTQAVLATLGSLFYSEIMGYIPCELCWVQRILMYPLVIIYGVALWKKNIQIAIPGIIFSVIGMGVSIYHYALQKVPALHEAGAACGNVPCNMQYVNYFGFITIPFLAGTAFMVITVLHIFLWKYSRR, from the coding sequence GTGAATGAATCAAAACGTAGTGAAACAATCCTTTTACTAATTTGGACACAAGCAGTTTTAGCTACTTTAGGAAGCCTGTTTTATTCAGAAATAATGGGTTATATTCCTTGTGAGCTATGTTGGGTACAACGAATTTTGATGTATCCACTTGTCATTATCTATGGTGTAGCATTATGGAAGAAAAATATCCAAATTGCGATTCCTGGAATTATTTTTAGTGTGATTGGTATGGGTGTATCAATTTACCATTATGCACTTCAGAAGGTACCAGCATTACATGAAGCGGGAGCAGCATGTGGGAACGTGCCATGTAATATGCAGTATGTGAATTACTTTGGGTTTATTACAATACCATTTTTAGCAGGAACAGCTTTTATGGTTATCACTGTATTACATATTTTTTTATGGAAGTATTCAAGGAGGTAA
- a CDS encoding phosphatase PAP2 family protein codes for MRRNRAIFIVVFVSLLIAGVVTFFVMLSDGVTAIDQYIINMVDTIDSPAFHSFIMFITKLGSHVFLIPFTLVVMFFLYWLYRDWLTPLILAVGTLTGLILNRVIKVLVARERPQILAEADAEGYSFPSGHSMIPIICYGLLMCFLILHPKTKDWKNIYMIFFPILIVTVAFSRVMLNVHYFTDIVAGLMLGLNLVILFFAIYRYLRRDKISEWSMDRERKETP; via the coding sequence ATGCGAAGAAATAGAGCTATATTTATCGTTGTATTTGTATCATTACTTATTGCTGGAGTAGTTACCTTTTTCGTCATGCTAAGTGATGGAGTGACAGCAATCGATCAATATATAATAAATATGGTAGATACGATAGATTCACCAGCTTTTCATTCATTTATTATGTTTATTACAAAATTAGGTTCACATGTTTTTTTGATTCCATTTACTTTAGTAGTGATGTTTTTCTTGTATTGGTTGTACCGTGATTGGTTAACACCTCTAATATTAGCAGTTGGAACACTGACAGGATTGATATTAAATAGAGTAATAAAAGTACTTGTTGCTAGAGAAAGACCACAAATTTTAGCTGAAGCAGACGCAGAAGGTTATAGTTTTCCATCTGGTCATTCGATGATACCAATTATTTGTTATGGATTATTGATGTGTTTTCTCATATTACATCCAAAAACAAAAGATTGGAAAAATATATATATGATTTTCTTTCCAATACTAATTGTAACTGTCGCATTTAGTCGTGTGATGTTAAACGTACATTATTTTACAGATATTGTAGCTGGATTAATGCTTGGATTGAATTTGGTTATTCTCTTTTTTGCTATCTATCGTTATTTACGAAGAGACAAGATTTCTGAATGGTCGATGGATAGAGAAAGAAAAGAAACCCCTTGA
- a CDS encoding thioredoxin family protein, translated as MKNKMLLIVGAIVLLFAALYFVVNYKNEQAVEKSGNPYEKDRLNQATIDQLNDPLYQNQILPEDLEEKIENNEDVTVYFYSPVCVHCQRTTPILVPVAEELDVDVVKLNLLEFEEPWNTYDIEGTPTIIHYSNGEEVARLSGEKNEEQIREFLDIYAVQ; from the coding sequence ATGAAAAATAAAATGTTATTAATTGTGGGGGCTATTGTTTTACTCTTTGCTGCATTATACTTTGTAGTCAATTATAAGAATGAACAAGCAGTTGAAAAGAGTGGGAATCCATATGAAAAAGATAGATTAAACCAAGCAACAATTGATCAATTAAATGATCCATTATATCAAAATCAAATTCTTCCAGAGGATTTAGAAGAAAAGATTGAAAATAATGAAGATGTAACGGTTTACTTCTATAGTCCAGTATGTGTTCATTGTCAGCGAACAACACCGATTTTAGTACCTGTGGCAGAAGAGCTAGATGTTGATGTAGTGAAGCTAAATCTATTAGAATTTGAAGAGCCTTGGAATACTTATGATATTGAAGGAACTCCAACAATTATTCATTATAGTAATGGTGAAGAAGTAGCTCGACTTTCAGGTGAAAAAAATGAAGAGCAGATAAGAGAATTTCTTGATATCTATGCAGTTCAGTAA
- the dapA gene encoding 4-hydroxy-tetrahydrodipicolinate synthase, with product MDFGKIITAMVTPFDLNGEIDYPATKNLINHLIANGSDAIVVAGTTGESPTLSFEEKLALIRYTVEAVDGRIKVIAGTGSNNTRESIILTKKVEALEVDGIMLVTPYYNKPSQAGMYEHFKAIAEITHLPIMLYNIPGRSVVNMEVDTVVALSKIKNIVSIKEASGNLNAMAEIIERTPESFTLYSGDDGLTLPVLAIGGAGVVSVASHVIGNQMQEMFSNFETGQVKEAAKIHRQLLPFMEALFFTPSPTSLKEVLNTMDIPVGSVRLPLVPLNKEEKQVLKKYIQFLIKKAS from the coding sequence ATGGATTTCGGAAAAATTATTACAGCAATGGTGACTCCATTTGATTTAAACGGAGAGATTGATTATCCAGCAACTAAAAATTTAATTAATCATTTAATTGCAAATGGTTCAGACGCAATAGTTGTTGCAGGAACAACAGGAGAGAGCCCAACACTCTCTTTTGAAGAGAAGCTAGCATTAATTCGATATACAGTTGAGGCAGTAGATGGTCGGATAAAGGTAATTGCTGGTACTGGTTCTAATAATACTAGAGAGTCGATTATTTTAACTAAGAAAGTAGAAGCGCTTGAAGTAGATGGAATCATGCTTGTAACACCATATTATAATAAGCCTTCTCAAGCAGGAATGTACGAACATTTTAAGGCAATTGCAGAAATAACACATTTACCAATTATGCTTTATAATATTCCAGGTAGAAGTGTTGTAAATATGGAAGTGGATACAGTTGTAGCATTATCAAAAATTAAAAACATTGTTTCCATTAAAGAAGCAAGTGGAAATTTAAATGCTATGGCTGAAATAATAGAAAGAACCCCAGAGAGTTTTACTTTATACAGTGGAGATGATGGTTTGACCTTACCAGTTTTAGCTATTGGTGGCGCAGGAGTTGTGTCAGTTGCTTCACATGTAATAGGAAATCAAATGCAAGAGATGTTCAGCAATTTTGAAACTGGTCAAGTTAAAGAAGCGGCAAAAATCCATCGTCAATTATTACCATTCATGGAGGCGCTATTTTTCACTCCAAGTCCAACATCTCTTAAAGAAGTCTTAAATACAATGGATATTCCTGTAGGGAGTGTTCGTTTACCACTTGTGCCATTGAATAAAGAAGAGAAACAAGTGTTAAAAAAGTATATACAATTTTTAATAAAAAAAGCTAGCTAA
- a CDS encoding antibiotic biosynthesis monooxygenase, protein MKAFMTTGTFSFLIKLLDKYPHISFSLMSNATNTLLYYENEKKNVFASGRAYEVLTMSGQMQKEGYVSMNHIPVADEGKPVFEDHFKRNLSSLQNFLGFQTFRLLKPRKGNMYVVITQWNSEKSFKLWKSSESYTQLHDPTKTMPPAYFLERPFHATYTMTILEE, encoded by the coding sequence ATGAAAGCATTTATGACAACAGGTACATTTTCTTTTCTTATTAAATTATTAGATAAATATCCACATATTAGTTTTTCTTTAATGAGTAATGCTACGAATACACTGCTCTATTATGAAAATGAAAAAAAGAATGTCTTTGCATCTGGACGCGCATATGAGGTACTTACAATGAGTGGTCAAATGCAAAAAGAAGGATATGTTAGCATGAATCATATTCCTGTTGCAGATGAAGGAAAACCTGTCTTTGAAGATCATTTCAAGCGCAATCTGAGTAGCCTTCAAAATTTTTTAGGATTTCAAACCTTTCGCTTATTAAAACCTCGAAAAGGAAATATGTATGTAGTAATTACACAATGGAATTCTGAAAAAAGCTTTAAATTATGGAAAAGCTCTGAGTCATATACGCAGTTACATGACCCAACAAAAACAATGCCTCCAGCTTATTTCCTTGAAAGACCTTTTCATGCCACCTATACAATGACAATTTTAGAAGAATAA
- a CDS encoding transglycosylase domain-containing protein, with protein sequence MKEKIIDFCQKNKKYMLFSLAFIVLFAVLGYLFILFGGRLVVDEKQLLLDATTTIETADGTVVHELYNERRYPVTLNQVPEHVQQAFVAVEDVRFYQHAGVDFKSVLRAVYRDVIAMNKVEGASTITQQLSKNLFLQNDKTWMRKTKEVMAAIYLERNYTKEEILELYLNKVYFGHGVHGIEAASRKFFSKSVEELTIAEGALLAGIVKSPSGYSPIDQAENALTRRNVVLASMNNAGMINHETLKMEQGKTLGLNLEERPNQTFAASYIDLAIDEAASKYQLSLNELKRGGYRIIIHMDELIQKTAYEEFQNDVYFPGNTEGVEGSFVMMDVERGNVVAAIGGRDYQYGDLNRVLVKRQPGSTMKPIAVYAPAMMQENYTPYTILRDDPQNYGDYVASNVDGQYDGMVTVYDAVVKSKNAPAVWLLNEIGISHAKSYLQKLGINIPDEGLAIALGGLSEGVTPMDMMKSYRPFAHRGQMIEPNVIKEIINQRGNVVFEEKKLTVEVFNAQVAWNMTSILLHTVETGTAKAGNYRKELAGKTGSTQHPFVSGMTKDAWFVGYTPEYVSALWMGYDVSDKDHYLTGGSSYPTELTKKILSEVDAKRPLQEKFVKPDTVIDLPKPIQLPEIKDVEIHYSFGIFPFIKGNITWNVDHADERVVYRIYRETEGIDERIGEVVGENSFTIDDISIFESEKFYVVPYDSNTKIEGNPSKVVILSVK encoded by the coding sequence ATGAAAGAGAAAATAATCGATTTTTGTCAAAAAAACAAAAAGTATATGCTCTTTAGTCTTGCTTTTATTGTACTATTTGCTGTTTTAGGTTATTTATTTATTCTATTTGGCGGTCGACTTGTGGTAGATGAAAAACAGCTTTTATTAGATGCTACAACGACCATTGAAACAGCAGATGGAACAGTTGTTCATGAACTATATAATGAGCGAAGATACCCAGTAACTTTAAATCAAGTACCTGAACATGTACAGCAAGCTTTTGTCGCTGTAGAGGATGTTCGTTTTTACCAGCATGCAGGGGTTGATTTTAAATCAGTCTTACGTGCTGTATACCGTGATGTGATTGCGATGAATAAAGTAGAAGGTGCTAGTACCATCACTCAGCAATTATCAAAGAATTTATTTTTGCAGAACGATAAAACATGGATGAGAAAAACGAAAGAAGTAATGGCAGCTATTTATCTAGAACGAAATTACACAAAGGAAGAAATTTTGGAACTTTATTTAAATAAGGTGTATTTTGGACATGGTGTTCATGGAATAGAAGCTGCTTCTAGAAAATTCTTCTCCAAAAGTGTGGAAGAACTAACTATAGCAGAAGGTGCGCTTTTAGCTGGAATTGTAAAATCGCCATCAGGTTATTCACCAATTGATCAAGCAGAAAATGCATTAACACGAAGAAATGTTGTCTTAGCGTCAATGAATAATGCTGGAATGATTAATCATGAAACATTAAAGATGGAGCAAGGGAAAACGCTCGGTTTAAATCTAGAGGAGAGACCAAATCAAACCTTTGCAGCTAGTTATATTGATTTAGCTATTGATGAAGCTGCCAGCAAATATCAATTATCATTAAATGAATTAAAAAGAGGCGGCTATCGAATTATTATTCATATGGATGAGCTTATCCAAAAAACAGCTTATGAAGAATTCCAAAACGACGTGTATTTCCCTGGAAATACAGAGGGAGTAGAGGGATCCTTTGTTATGATGGATGTAGAACGGGGGAATGTTGTTGCAGCGATTGGTGGTCGAGATTACCAATATGGTGATTTAAATCGTGTCCTTGTAAAAAGACAACCAGGTTCCACCATGAAGCCAATTGCTGTGTATGCCCCAGCGATGATGCAAGAAAATTATACTCCTTATACAATTCTGCGTGATGATCCTCAAAATTATGGGGATTATGTGGCAAGTAATGTAGATGGTCAATATGATGGCATGGTGACTGTTTATGATGCAGTTGTAAAATCCAAGAATGCTCCTGCAGTATGGCTACTTAATGAAATTGGTATCTCGCATGCGAAAAGCTACCTACAAAAGTTGGGTATTAATATTCCAGATGAAGGACTTGCTATTGCTTTAGGTGGACTTTCAGAAGGGGTAACACCGATGGATATGATGAAAAGCTATCGTCCCTTTGCTCATCGAGGACAGATGATTGAGCCAAATGTTATTAAAGAAATTATTAATCAAAGAGGAAATGTTGTTTTTGAAGAAAAGAAATTAACAGTAGAAGTATTTAACGCACAGGTTGCTTGGAATATGACGAGCATCCTTTTACACACTGTTGAAACAGGGACAGCAAAGGCTGGCAACTACCGTAAGGAGCTTGCTGGAAAAACGGGTTCTACACAGCATCCCTTTGTTTCAGGAATGACAAAAGATGCCTGGTTTGTCGGATATACACCAGAATATGTAAGTGCATTATGGATGGGATATGATGTTTCAGACAAAGATCACTATTTAACAGGTGGTAGCTCCTATCCAACAGAACTAACGAAGAAAATTTTGTCGGAAGTTGATGCAAAACGTCCACTTCAGGAGAAATTTGTCAAACCAGATACAGTGATAGATCTGCCTAAACCAATTCAATTACCAGAAATAAAAGATGTAGAAATACATTATTCCTTTGGGATATTTCCATTTATAAAAGGTAATATTACATGGAATGTAGATCACGCCGATGAACGAGTTGTATATCGAATCTATCGGGAAACAGAAGGTATTGATGAACGAATAGGAGAAGTTGTAGGAGAGAATTCTTTTACTATTGATGATATATCTATTTTCGAATCAGAGAAATTTTATGTTGTTCCATATGATTCAAATACAAAAATAGAAGGAAATCCATCGAAAGTGGTTATACTGTCTGTTAAATGA
- a CDS encoding ABC transporter permease codes for MFNPLLLFNERLSKHFKETSRYLRYIFNGHTAIAMFFLVSAISIYYQQGLQHLPENFPTAWLIGIILGIMVTFIPVRTFLQEPDIVFLMPAEHKMGPFFRKALFYSYIVYAFFMVFLIAALSPLYFHSFPEQRGIDFLLLIIVVFIFQGWNLLVNWWMLKVRDMRKRRINQIIRLVVNVVAFYFMFQGHLLYAAIATVIMIGLFLYAYRIGQQSKGIAWEDLISRDRYRMQFFYQIANMFTEVPHVKSKVKKRSWLVNLIANVPFQNKYTYAYLYRITFVRSGDYFGMYLRLIIIGALLIYFVPNEWLKIIFALLFLYLSSFQMVALTFHYRTNIWPDLYPVDKQNQQKSLSALFFQLAVIQTIIYSIIFLLIGNYLFAALTLIVGSIFSSLFTNYYVKAKLKKIL; via the coding sequence ATGTTTAATCCACTTCTTTTGTTTAATGAGCGTTTATCAAAACATTTTAAAGAAACAAGTCGCTATTTACGTTATATTTTTAATGGTCATACTGCGATTGCCATGTTTTTTCTGGTTTCAGCGATTTCGATTTATTACCAGCAGGGGTTACAGCACCTACCAGAGAATTTCCCAACAGCATGGTTGATTGGGATTATTCTTGGGATAATGGTGACTTTTATTCCTGTACGAACATTTTTGCAGGAACCAGATATAGTTTTTCTAATGCCTGCTGAGCATAAAATGGGGCCGTTTTTTAGAAAAGCTTTATTTTATAGCTATATTGTCTATGCTTTTTTTATGGTTTTTCTTATTGCCGCTCTAAGTCCTTTATATTTTCATTCTTTTCCAGAACAAAGAGGAATCGACTTCTTACTGTTGATTATAGTAGTGTTTATTTTTCAAGGCTGGAACTTATTAGTGAATTGGTGGATGTTAAAAGTAAGAGATATGCGTAAGCGCAGAATAAATCAAATCATTCGATTAGTAGTTAATGTTGTAGCATTTTATTTTATGTTTCAAGGACATTTGCTTTATGCAGCAATAGCGACAGTTATTATGATTGGATTGTTTTTATATGCATACCGAATAGGACAGCAAAGCAAAGGAATTGCCTGGGAAGATTTAATTTCTCGAGATCGCTATCGTATGCAATTTTTCTATCAAATAGCGAATATGTTTACGGAAGTACCACATGTGAAAAGTAAAGTGAAGAAACGAAGTTGGTTAGTAAATCTAATTGCTAATGTACCATTTCAAAATAAATATACGTATGCATATTTATATCGTATTACCTTTGTGAGAAGTGGGGATTACTTTGGAATGTATCTTCGACTAATCATTATTGGGGCTTTATTAATTTATTTTGTTCCAAATGAATGGTTGAAAATCATTTTTGCATTATTATTCTTATATTTGAGCAGTTTCCAGATGGTTGCTCTAACCTTTCATTATCGTACAAATATTTGGCCGGATTTATATCCAGTAGATAAACAAAATCAGCAAAAATCATTAAGTGCATTGTTCTTTCAGCTTGCGGTTATACAAACTATTATTTACAGTATAATCTTCTTACTTATCGGCAATTATTTATTTGCGGCACTTACATTAATTGTTGGAAGTATATTTAGTAGTTTATTTACAAATTACTATGTAAAAGCAAAACTAAAGAAAATACTCTAA
- a CDS encoding YtxH domain-containing protein, translating to MAKGKSLLIGFLVGGSVAAVATLLSAPSSGKVLRQQVREQSADWKNTMNKFIQDVIHLKDQITKTSKEGIELIGELTKDMKSSIEEWKVSVEPHQENIHQYLEQIETSIKELEDKLKDTKQD from the coding sequence ATGGCTAAAGGTAAATCACTATTAATAGGGTTTTTAGTTGGAGGATCTGTCGCTGCTGTTGCAACCTTATTAAGTGCGCCATCTTCTGGGAAAGTTTTGCGCCAACAAGTTCGTGAACAAAGTGCAGATTGGAAAAATACAATGAACAAGTTTATCCAAGATGTTATCCATTTAAAAGATCAAATTACCAAAACTTCCAAAGAAGGAATTGAATTAATTGGTGAGTTAACAAAAGATATGAAAAGCTCTATTGAAGAATGGAAAGTTTCTGTAGAACCTCATCAAGAAAACATCCATCAATACCTAGAACAGATTGAAACAAGTATTAAGGAATTAGAAGATAAATTAAAGGACACCAAACAAGATTGA
- a CDS encoding ABC transporter ATP-binding protein, whose translation MTSVPLLQINHLHGGYTHKNVLHDVSFDVFPKEIVGLIGLNGAGKSTTIKHIIGLLQAKQGDISIDGQTFGQDSTAYRKKFAYIPETPILYEELTLHEHLRMTAMAYGLSEEEFEKRLPPLLKEFRLERQINWFPVHFSKGMRQKVMIMCAFLIEPPLYIVDEPFVGLDPLGINSFLQWMEKMRDHGSGVLMSTHILATAERYCDKFILMHEGQVKAYGNLEELREQFQMPKATLDDLYIALTKEDHYV comes from the coding sequence ATGACATCTGTACCTTTATTACAAATCAATCATCTTCATGGTGGATATACACATAAAAATGTTTTACATGATGTATCTTTTGATGTCTTTCCAAAAGAAATTGTTGGATTAATCGGTTTAAATGGAGCGGGTAAAAGTACAACAATTAAGCATATCATTGGCTTATTACAGGCAAAACAAGGAGATATTTCAATTGACGGGCAGACTTTTGGACAAGACTCAACAGCATATCGTAAGAAATTTGCCTATATTCCAGAAACGCCTATTTTATATGAAGAGTTAACTTTGCATGAGCATTTGCGCATGACTGCGATGGCTTATGGGCTTTCAGAAGAGGAGTTTGAAAAACGTTTACCACCATTATTAAAAGAATTCCGCCTAGAGCGTCAAATAAATTGGTTCCCTGTTCATTTTTCTAAAGGGATGCGACAAAAGGTAATGATAATGTGTGCTTTTTTGATTGAACCACCATTATATATTGTGGACGAGCCCTTTGTTGGTTTAGATCCACTAGGCATTAATTCTTTTTTACAATGGATGGAGAAAATGCGTGATCATGGATCAGGTGTATTAATGTCAACGCATATTTTAGCTACTGCAGAAAGATATTGTGATAAGTTTATCTTAATGCATGAAGGACAAGTAAAAGCGTATGGTAATTTGGAAGAATTACGTGAACAGTTCCAAATGCCTAAAGCAACCTTAGATGATTTATATATTGCATTAACAAAGGAAGATCATTATGTTTAA